Genomic segment of Deltaproteobacteria bacterium:
CTGGAAGGGGTGAAAGCAGAGGCAACCTATGAGGGAGACGAGAAGAACTCGCGGGCCACGAGGTTCGAGATCCGGATCTCCTTACCCGTGGGGATGCCCAAAAGGGAAAGGGCGGTGAGAAAGGTTGCGGACCTCTGCTATGTCAAGAAGACCCTTAGGAATCCACCGGAGGTGACTGTCAAGATCGAGGGGCCAGGCTTTGACTGAGCCGGAGCCCGGACACTGAGAAAGGCCCTGTTGCTTTCAGGGTCGAACGGTAAGCCCCCCTGTGCCCCAGGCATGACAAAAAAACGCCGGGGCCGCACCGCTTGGAGAGGCCGGGAGGAGAGGGGGGTGCCGTATCTCTGAAAAATTACAGTATTTATGAAAGAACCTAGACCGGGGAATTCCTTGTCCAGAGGCGATTTTGGTGAAAAAGAATTTCAGTATTTAGAAATTTCTTGACAGAATTTGTAGAATTAGTTAAAACCAAATTACTCAGAACGGTCGTGGGAAAAAGAATCCTTTACACGACTCGTCTGAACCTATGAAGGGGTGTGATGCTGAGAATACGTTCTGACTAGTGAGACCCATGAAAGATCCCTATGCAGAGTCAAGGGGCGCAATGATTCGCAGGCTCAGGAAATCGCAGAGCCTCACCCTTGCAAATCTCGCCGAAAAGACGGGGCTCAGCCTGAGTTTTCTCAGTCAGGTCGAAAGAGGGATCATCAACCCGTCTATCAATTCTCTTCGGAGAATCGCTCTCGCCTTGGGCACGCCCGTCAGTCATTTCTTTGATGAAACCGAGTCAACCAGAGGGCCCGTTGTAAGAAAAAGCGAGCGAAGAGTTCTCATCAATCGAGATTCCCGGTTGGTCTATCAACTGCTATCCTCGGATCCGAATCACCGGATCGAATTCCTCCTCAGTAGACTTGAAATCGGAGCCTCGAGTGTCGAGTTTCCCATGGCCCACAAGGGTGATGAGGCCGCTCTTGTCCTTCAAGGAGAAGGCAGGTTCGAATTCGGCGGGGAGAGATTCGACCTGAAGGAGGGAGACTCGATCTATATAACCGAAAACACGCCGCACAGGTTCACCAACATAGGGAGCGTTCCTCTTATTATC
This window contains:
- a CDS encoding OsmC family protein, which encodes MGKTVLLTQQEGVRFSAKCGDNEIVIDWKEEDGGTNRGMSPGELFCASLGACTVMNVVRYYKTVGIPLEGVKAEATYEGDEKNSRATRFEIRISLPVGMPKRERAVRKVADLCYVKKTLRNPPEVTVKIEGPGFD
- a CDS encoding cupin domain-containing protein; the encoded protein is MKDPYAESRGAMIRRLRKSQSLTLANLAEKTGLSLSFLSQVERGIINPSINSLRRIALALGTPVSHFFDETESTRGPVVRKSERRVLINRDSRLVYQLLSSDPNHRIEFLLSRLEIGASSVEFPMAHKGDEAALVLQGEGRFEFGGERFDLKEGDSIYITENTPHRFTNIGSVPLIIVSAISPPGF